The Euleptes europaea isolate rEulEur1 chromosome 19, rEulEur1.hap1, whole genome shotgun sequence genome includes a window with the following:
- the LOC130491751 gene encoding kelch-like protein 3 — MNVKEPQGTERVTSPASSTEPEQKQTSPDQPVDICQTRWFNRDNASGDGDKEWLSVLHHENPNEICDAPIAIEAQTVGGIPASQTGQEFAVNDASVGFVCINVEQGKGQRCHDYQVRFTCPPFFCSVCKTDWFDRDNPFETGDHELLSKLLNENPGKICSNPAAMEVETLNGTPASETGQQFAVNDVSQGFSCFNADQGKGVFCLDYRVRFTCPESFCAVCKTRWFNSDHPTATGDYELLCYLREDHPGAICLNPIALEVQTVQGIPASETGQKFACNDVANGFACINAHQGKGVFCHDYKVRFTCPDFFCSVFASPPSVVNSPPPPCTMSSSQKKEQPAMLKPRPLGLKQGLAEMYQEELLCDATLIVDGQTFPCHRALLAAISPYFRNIFVSAWPDVREILLTNVAPSTVRSILKYIYTEEIILTPEQAPDIFAGASQLQIVPLRDICCRFLITNLSTQNCFAMYTLAHTHKSRPLLRVVVKCLTLNFEKVFEQRAFLQLDLSTLVALISSNDLAVASELKVYQAVRRWVSFQPSKRSPHLGELMRHVRFSLFNTKEQVELYRDLEKWGDLQLEWKNLDSQERLHQAGGLRQGMYKPHIMCVDTQMYEYQELESENASMACYEPQAEKWETLPGLQALTHACCAGGGNTIYISGGVCRNSYSSALHEFDAFKGQWVELPSMASPRCAHGFLFYNQRLFAVGGWCKFQSFLDSAESFDLKARKWAKMARLPFALSHPASCVFRKKLYFLGGATSIAWNWVFHRGFLVYEPDSDTWTQVPLSTGFFAAGAIAVDDGIYVLGGFSEKKLRDSAEGVVLPENRHSTRKCFFVNKAGKVSWGVSIPKLPRGIANAGVVYCNNRIYVLGGEDLTQRYKAVYYWEPGENHWHRCATEIPVFREGISRFGCAVLMRPKPHVLQLFQKPSRVLVAAVCK; from the exons ATGA ATGTCAAGGAACCACAAGGAACAGAAAGAGTTACATCTCCTGCCTCATCCACTGAACCTGAGCAGAAGCAGACCTCACCTGACCAGCCAG TAGACATTTGCCAAACCCGTTGGTTTAACCGGGACAATGCCTCTGGCGACGGGGACAAAGAATGGCTCTCTGTCCTCCATCATGAGAACCCCAATGAGATTTGCGATGCTCCAATTGCAATCGAGGCCCAGACTGTGGGTGGCATCCCGGCTTCGCAAACTGGGCAAGAATTTGCAGT GAATGATGCCAGCGTTGGCTTTGTCTGCATCAATGTGGAGCAAGGAAAAGGCCAACGTTGCCATGACTACCAGGTGCGGTTCACCTGCCCTCCATTCTTCTGCTCTG TATGCAAGACGGACTGGTTTGATCGGGACAATCCCTTTGAGACTGGGGACCACGAACTCTTGTCTAAGCTCCTCAATGAAAATCCGGGTAAAATCTGTTCTAATCCGGCTGCGATGGAGGTCGAGACGCTGAACGGGACTCCGGCTTCTGAGACGGGCCAACAGTTTGCTGT GAATGATGTCTCCCAGGGCTTCTCGTGTTTCAACGCCGATCAAGGGAAAGGGGTTTTTTGCCTTGACTATCGGGTCCGATTCACATGTCCAGAGTCCTTCTGTGCTG TTTGCAAGACAAGGTGGTTTAACAGCGACCATCCCACCGCAACTGGGGACTATGAACTGCTCTGTTATCTCCGAGAAGACCACCCCGGCGCTATTTGCTTAAATCCAATTGCTCTAGAAGTGCAAACTGTGCAAGGGATTCCTGCTTCTGAGACCGGCCAGAAATTTGCATG CAACGACGTGGCCAACGGGTTTGCTTGCATCAATGCACACCAGGGGAAAGGGGTCTTCTGCCACGATTACAAAGTGCGCTTCACCTGCCCAGACTTCTTCTGTTCAG TCTTTGCATCCCCTCCCTCGGTGGTCAACagtccccctcctccatgcaccATGAGCTCCAGCCAAAAGAAGGAGCAGCCAGCAATGCTCAAGCCAAGACCTCTCGGCCTGAAACAAG GCCTAGCAGAGATGTACCAAGAAGAACTACTCTGTGACGCCACCCTCATTGTCGATGGACAGACATTTCCCTGCCACAG AGCTCTCCTGGCAGCCATCAGCCCATATTTTCGGAACATTTTTGTCAGTGCTTGGCCCGACGTAAGAGAGATCCTGTTGACGAATGTGGCCCCATCAACTGTCCGAAGCATTCTGAAATATATCTACACGGAGGAGATAATACTCACACCTGAGCAGGCCCCGGACATCTTTGCAGGAGCCAGCCAGCTGCAGATTGTTCCACTACGGGATATCTGCTGTAG GTTCCTCATAACAAACCTCTCTACACAGAACTGCTTTGCAATGTACACGTTGGCTCACACTCACAAAAGCCGGCCCTTGCTTCGTGTCGTAGTAAAGTGCCTCACCCTCAACTTTGAGAAGGTCTTTGAACAGCGGGCCTTCCTCCAGTTGGACCTCAGTACACTCGTGGCCCTGATCTCTTCCAACGACCTCGCCGTTGCCTCTGAGCTGAAAGTCTACCAGGCAGTGCGGCGCTGGGTGAGTTTCCAGCCCAGCAAGCGCAGCCCGCACCTCGGCGAGCTGATGCGTCATGTCCGGTTCTCCCTCTTCAACACCAAAGAGCAGGTGGAACTCTACAGGGACTTGGAGAAGTGGGGGGATCTCCAGCTCGAATGGAAGAATCTGGACAGCCAGGAGAGATTGCACCAAGCAGGAGGGCTACGGCAGGGCATGTACAAGCCGCACATCATGTGCGTCGACACCCAGATGTATGAGTACCAAGAGCTGGAAAGCGAGAATGCATCCATGGCCTGCTATGAACCTCAAGCTGAAAAATGGGAGACGCTCCCTGGGCTGCAAGCCTTGACGCATGCTTGCTGCGCGGGTGGTGGCAACACGATCTACATttccggaggggtctgcagaaatTCTTATTCTTCAGCTCTGCATGAGTTTGATGCCTTCAAAGGCCAATGGGTGGAACTCCCCTCCATGGCCTCCCCCCGGTGTGCACATGGTTTCCTGTTTTACAACCAGAGGCTCTTTGCTGTGGGGGGCTGGTGCAAATTCCAGAGCTTTCTCGACTCAGCGGAGAGCTTCGATCTCAAAGCGAGGAAGTGGGCCAAGATGGCCCGACTCCCCTTTGCTCTGAGCCAcccagcttcgtgtgtgttccgGAAAAAATTGTATTTCCTGGGCGGGGCCACCAGCATTGCATGGAATTGGGTGTTTCACCGGGGCTTTCTGGTTTACGAGCCCGACTCGGATACCTGGACGCAGGTGCCTCTTTCTACCGGCTTCTTTGCAGCTGGGGCCATAGCTGTGGACGACGGGATCTATGTCCTTGGGGGTTTCTCCGAGAAGAAACTTCGGGACTCAGCCGAAGGGGTCGTGCTACCCGAGAACCGTCACAGCACTCGCAAGTGTTTCTTTGTCAACAAGGCTGGCAAAGTGAGTTGGGGCGTGAGCATCCCGAAACTACCCCGAGGGATAGCCAATGCGGGGGTGGTCTACTGCAACAATCGGATCTATGTCTTGGGTGGGGAAGATTTAACGCAGCGCTACAAAGCCGTTTATTACTGGGAGCCTGGCGAGAACCATTGGCATCGATGTGCCACGGAGATCCCAGTCTTTCGCGAAGGCATCAGCCGGTTTGGGTGCGCCGTCTTGATGAGACCCAAACCTCACGTCCTTCAGCTTTTCCAGAAACCCTCGCGTGTTCTCGTGGCTGCAGTCTGCAAGTAG